TATTCCCAGTACAAATTGAGAAATTTCCTAATTTAATTTTGTACGTCTATTTTAATTTGATAAAAGTGGACCTTTACTTACGATTACAATGTGAGAAAAACTTCCTAGTTTATTTTGAAAATTGACACTATGGTTATACCACCCTGCATTGTTATCCTGCTGATATTCCCATTCTTATCGTATGAATAGCTTATGGGAATGTTGTTGTTGCTTATTGTTTCCAGTAGGGTTGATGCTGACCCGGTTGCAGGGTTATTTAGATAGCTGTAGTTCGTCTTGTACCTGAATATTCCGGTGTATAAAGACTTTTCTTTGAATCTTCCCAGGGAATCGTATATGTTGTTTATATCATTCCCCCTGCCGCTGTTATATATATTGCCTATTTCGGCATCGCTAAGCTCCTGACCCGAATACATAAAGTGCTGCATTGCCCCGTTTGCCTGACCTGTGCCGGATATGGTGCTGCCTACCAGCGTCACGCCGCCGGTAAAATCCTGAAAGTCGGTAATATAATCTGAATGTGTATAGGGGGTGCCGTTAAGGTATAAGGTGCATTTTAATCCCGAGGCACTATGATTCCACTTAAATGCCGCAAAATACCAGATGCCTTTTTCTATTTTAACTGCCGAGTTTACAATGGGCTGTATTGTTCCTGCATTGTTTCTCTAGGATTACATTCACTACATTTTAATCCATGCTGCTGTCCATAAATCTTTGAACGTTTATTATCTACTTTAATATTACTTATGATTGGAGTAACGTAATAATAATCTGTAGGGATTGGTGAATTCTGTTTCATTTTTGACACCCTAATACCATCAATTTTTTGAAAACTTACAATACCATTTAAATCCGATTTTTCGTATTCCTCCTTAAATCTTCTTGACACTAAGAAATATTCAAAAGTACCGAGAAATCACCATACGATGGTTTAGATAGCTTAACATACATTGGATTAAGCCATTTCAGCTGGCTTATAGGACTTCCACATTTAGGACAAAACTCGCACTCACCTAAACTTATCGGTTCTATATCCTCTCCAAAAGCAAACTGTTTATCATCAAAGCGTGAAGTATCAAACAAGTAAAAGTATGGACTCTTTTTATCTAAACTCATGTACTTTCCCTCCATCATTTCAATAATATTTTTCCAAAACGTTGTATTTCTATATAATCCCTCCACATACCTTTTAAATTGTGCTGACGTTGCATTTGGATTTTGAGTTAGCCATTGAACTACTTTATTATCTATATATCGATGCCATATATTGCTTATTTCAGTATCGGTCAGATCTTCACCCGAATACATAAAATGCTGCATATTAAATGCTGCAAAATGCCATACATTTTCTTGTATGGTTCCCAGAGAACTGGCAAGTATATTTGTAGCGCCGGAGTTATAATTCACGCTGAGTATAAGCCTGTCATTACTATTAAGATAAAGATTGAATTATGACCCAACGCTACTTCATTGCTGATAATCAACCTGACTGTATCCTTTACAGTCGTGTAAAAGCATGATGCCTTGAAAGCCGACTCCTTTGACAGGCAGAAATACTACGAATGTGCCTTATAAACGACAAGCCAATGCTATCAAAACGTGTTTCATCAAGCTTATATTTTACTTCATAAAATCCGTTTTGTTTAAGATACTGTGGTACCTGATTCCTGTATTCTAGTAGTTCATTATCTTCTAAGAAATAATCTTCTCGGGCAAATTGAAAATAAAATTTATCTCCATTTGATAGTATTTTAATGATTTCTTTGAGATTTTCCATTGATTTGTAATCGTAGGTTTTTATATACCTTATAGTCAACCTATTTAAGCTATCACCGTATTCTTCATGAACTATTTTCATATTGCTCCTCCATAATTATCTATCCAAATCTTTTCCAAAGTTCCACGGCCATATACTTCTGTGTATTTTAAATACTTTATCTGTCCTTCAATGACCATGCGTCCCCTGGGCTGGATAGGTGCTTTGCCGTCAAAACTTGTCAGTAAGTCCTTCAATTGGCATCGCTAAATACTCAATAATCATGAAACAATACAAACACAATACCTATACAAACACTATCTAATCAAAAAACACAATGACATCCTTTTGGATTTTCATAATATAATCAATAGTAACATTATTGAGACTGCACACAGTTCTATTATGAAAATCAATTTTTTCTCTATCGAAGGATGATATGAAAAAATGTATAAATAATCCAAATTTATTAACATTATAATCATATTTAATAGTCTTTGCTATTTCAATCCATTTTTTAGCATCATTTTTATATATTCCTTTTCGCTTTTCGAAATCACTTATAAGAAATTGAGCCATTTTAGGATCTTTTACAGCTTGATATATTTCAGATACATCCTTTATATATAAATCATATATACCTATACCTGTAAGACTATCACATCCATTTTTAGTAGCTTGCAAAAACACCTCATCATCCAATAATTGTTTGTCAACGTAATCATTATGGATTCTTATTAAGCCTAAATCATAATTTTCTTTTAAATTATTTATAAGACTAATATCATGATTTTTCGATATAATAATCCCTATACCTATAGTCATTTTATCACCTCACATCTGGAATTAATCAATGAACTTTAAATTA
This portion of the Oxobacter pfennigii genome encodes:
- a CDS encoding LamG-like jellyroll fold domain-containing protein; the protein is MQPIVNSAVKIEKGIWYFAAFKWNHSASGLKCTLYLNGTPYTHSDYITDFQDFTGGVTLVGSTISGTGQANGAMQHFMYSGQELSDAEIGNIYNSGRGNDINNIYDSLGRFKEKSLYTGIFRYKTNYSYLNNPATGSASTLLETISNNNIPISYSYDKNGNISRITMQGGITIVSIFKIN